The stretch of DNA AAAAAGATGTTCTTGGCCAGCTGCTGCGTAATCGTACTGCCGCCTTCCACCATACTGCGTGCGACCACGTCCTTGACGGCCGCCCGTCCGATCGACCATAGATCGACCCCGCTATGCTCATAAAACCGTTTGTCCTCCGTCGCGATAAAAGCATTCTTGATAATGTCTGGAATCTGCTTGCTGTCGACGGGCTCGCTCTTTTCCAAAGACAGCTCCCCCATCAGATTCGCGTTGCGGTCATAAATCTTGGTTGTTGGGTTGACCGTCAGCTTGCCCTCGTTCTCATTAAGCAGCTTCTCCCCGTTGATCGTGATGAACAGGTAGCCGCCAAGCGCGCAAAAGATGGCTAAAGCCGTTGTAAAAAACAGAGTCCACAAGACGCGCTTGCGGGTCAGCCTTTTCTTCTTTTTGGGCTTGGGCGGTTGTCCGGCTCCCCCTTTTCTGTGACGGTTCGACCGAAGTATCTCGTCGTTCGACATGTTGCCTCCTACTCCCCTAAAAAAGGTCATAAGTTTTATTTGTCTCTGAATGAAAAGAACAACCTTATTCAGGTTGCTCTCTCACCCTCTATTCAAACGAATCATAAGCAAAAAGGTTTCGCTTCGAACACATTCTGGCGTATTGGCATAAGCCCTCGGCGGCGGAAATTATTCTTCGGAAGCGTTGTCCTGCATCAAGGATACGCTGCGCTGCGGAGTAAATGTTGAGATCGCATGCTTGTACACCATTTGCTGGCGTCCGTCGCTGTCGATCACGATCGTGAAATTATCGAACGCTTTAATGATTCCCCGGATTTGAAAGCCGTTGGTCAAATATACTGTAGCAGGGATATTTTCTTTGCGAAGTTGGTTCAAGAACGTATCTTGGATGTTAATGGACTTGTTCATATGCCGTACCCCCAATGGTTCAATTAGATTGTTCAGAAGTATATTCAAGACCTGAAAGAAACTTTCCTGCTATTATAGCACGTATTTTCGCAAAATTCCCGGAAAAGTTTCCGCCGTCAGAGGTGTCGATCCACTGAATATCCTTCATATGGCGAAACCATGACAGCTGTCTTTTGGCGAAACGGCGCGTATCCCGCTTAAGAAGCACCACCGATTCTTCCAGTGTCATCTCTCCCTCAAGATAGGCAGCGATCTCCTTGTAACCGAGCCCTTGCATGGAAATGAGGTTTCTGCCGCAGCCCCGGTCCATCAGACTCCTAACCTCTTCCACCAGCCCTTCCGCCAGCATTTCGTCGATTCGCTCTTCAATACGTTTATATAGTATTTGCCTGTCCATTGTCAAACCGATGAGGCAAAGGTCATAGGGAGACTCCGGTTTCTTGGCCGCCGGGGACTCAGACAGCGGTGTATCGGTCTGCCGGAAAATCTCGAGCGCGCGGATAATTCTCCGCCGGTCATTCGGATGCAGCCGGGCTGCGCTTACCGGGTCCACCTCGGCAAGCCTCCCATGCAGCGCCAGCGCGCCATGCTCCTCCGCAAACCGGTCCATTTCCGTGCGGAATGCCTCGTCGGCTACTGCCTCGGAGAAGTGGAAGCCGTAGCAGAGAGATTCAATATAAAGGCCCGTGCCCCCTACAATGAACGGCAGCTTGCCTTTGGCGGAGATCTCGCGGATCAGCCTGCTGCCTTCACTCTGAAATTCAGCGACCGAGTAAGGCTCCTGCGGATCGTGGATATCGATCAGATGATGTGGGATCCCTTCCATCTCGGATGGCTTGATCTTGGCCGTTCCGATATCCATACCGCGGTATACCTGCATCGAATCGCCGGATATAATTTCCGCATTGTATGCCTCGGCGATCGAAAGGCTGAGTCGTGTCTTGCCGACCGCGGTGGGGCCGAGCAGCACCAGCACCTTCGGTTTAGCTTCTTTGGTCAATTCGGATCACCCCGTACGATGTTTTGGCCCCCGGGCGAAGCTGTTCCTCGAACCCGAGCCGGCTGAACTCGCCGCTGCCTCTTTTCTCTTTCAGCACCACTGCTTTGCGTGCGACCCGAACCGCTGCGAGCACGCTTTCCAGGGACAGCGAAGCTCTGTTGGCGTATGCGCGAAGCGGAGAAATCGCCGCCGAATCCTCCAGAGGCTCGCGGAACATCGGATCGAAATACACGATGTCCACGCTGCTGTCCGGCAGGTTCGCCAGGTAGCTCTGATGGTCGCTGTTAACAACGTTGATCCGGCGCAGCGCTGTGTCCACTTCCTCTATTCCGGAAGTGTAACTAGCCATCCCTTCCGCCAGTAGGGCGTAGAGCGGCAGGGAACTCTCCAGCGCGGTAACGCAGGACCCTTCTCCTCCGCGCACCGCAAACAATAGAGAGTCGGAGCCCAGTCCTGCCGTGCAGTCCAGCACACTGTCGCCGGAAGCCATTCCCGCCGAATCCAGCATTGGGTCTCCTTCACCCTTCAATACCCTCTTGGCGCGTACAAATCCCATGCTGGGATGAAATTGAAGCTGCGGACGATCCGGACGCAGCAGTCTTACTCCCTCCAGCAGCACAACGAGAACCTCGTCGCCTCCATAACGCGAGAAAATTTTTTTCATGGATAGGTTGCCGCGCGGTACGTAGGGAACATCGAGGCGTTCCGCCAGCCTCTCGGCACGCGCGGCAACCTCGGTTAGCGGGCGATCACCCGTAGTTATGATCATGGTGCCTCCGTTTACTTAATCTGCGTAATAAAATTAATCACATTCATTATTTATCACATTACCCTTTTGAAGAGCTTCTCCAGATCGTATGCTGAAAAAGAGATGACAATCGGTCTTCCGTGCGGGCAAGTATAAGGCTGCCGGCAGGCCGACAGCCGGGACAGCAGGCTCTCCACTTCCTGTTCGGTCAGCTTCTGGTTCGCCTTGATCGATGCTTTGCAGGAGCATAGAATGGATGATGCTTCCCGCAGCTTGGCGAGGTCGATGCTCTTTTCGCCCAGCACCCATTCCGCCATATCTTCAATAATCTCTTTCTCATCCCCTTTCGGGAACCAGTAGGGATGCGAACGCACCAGAAACGTCTGGCCGCCGAAAGGCTCCAAGTAGACGCCGGCCTGCTCGAACCACTGCAGGCGCTCGCCAAGCAGCTTGCTCTCCGCTGGAGTAAACTCCAGCGTAATCGGCAGCAGCAGTTCCTGCGAGGCTTCCGCCGGGCGGCCGAATTTCTCGTAATAGTATTCGTAATTGATACGCTCGTGAGCAGCGTGCTGGTCGATCAAATACAGCCCTTCATCGTTCTGGGCAATAATGTAAGTGCCGTGATGTTGGCCGATATAAGTCAGCTCGGGAAATGGCGGCAGACCTGCAGTCTCGCTTC from Paenibacillus sophorae encodes:
- the hfq gene encoding RNA chaperone Hfq, with the protein product MNKSINIQDTFLNQLRKENIPATVYLTNGFQIRGIIKAFDNFTIVIDSDGRQQMVYKHAISTFTPQRSVSLMQDNASEE
- the miaA gene encoding tRNA (adenosine(37)-N6)-dimethylallyltransferase MiaA, with product MTKEAKPKVLVLLGPTAVGKTRLSLSIAEAYNAEIISGDSMQVYRGMDIGTAKIKPSEMEGIPHHLIDIHDPQEPYSVAEFQSEGSRLIREISAKGKLPFIVGGTGLYIESLCYGFHFSEAVADEAFRTEMDRFAEEHGALALHGRLAEVDPVSAARLHPNDRRRIIRALEIFRQTDTPLSESPAAKKPESPYDLCLIGLTMDRQILYKRIEERIDEMLAEGLVEEVRSLMDRGCGRNLISMQGLGYKEIAAYLEGEMTLEESVVLLKRDTRRFAKRQLSWFRHMKDIQWIDTSDGGNFSGNFAKIRAIIAGKFLSGLEYTSEQSN
- a CDS encoding class I SAM-dependent methyltransferase, with protein sequence MIITTGDRPLTEVAARAERLAERLDVPYVPRGNLSMKKIFSRYGGDEVLVVLLEGVRLLRPDRPQLQFHPSMGFVRAKRVLKGEGDPMLDSAGMASGDSVLDCTAGLGSDSLLFAVRGGEGSCVTALESSLPLYALLAEGMASYTSGIEEVDTALRRINVVNSDHQSYLANLPDSSVDIVYFDPMFREPLEDSAAISPLRAYANRASLSLESVLAAVRVARKAVVLKEKRGSGEFSRLGFEEQLRPGAKTSYGVIRIDQRS